A portion of the Zymoseptoria tritici IPO323 chromosome 8, whole genome shotgun sequence genome contains these proteins:
- the Cla4 gene encoding serine/threonine protein kinase (Hypothetical related to p21-activated protein kinases (PAKs); PAK members in S. cerevisiae are Cla4, Ste20 and Skm1 that iteract with the effector of Cdc42 to regulate MAP kinase pathways): MNPGPAPRPPTDRPKVALTPQIYNTHNLSGVNNGSANPISSSTPTLGRSETSNGEFTVVKDGWAKVKEEGGGFMKAFWTDRFLVLREKQLDFLKSATSSKTANTILLRDVSHITRSDNYPFSVELTREGNKMWILKFDTDTEVYNWMDSIYDRCPSMGGVSHPTGFSHRVHVGFDPVTGGFVGLPVEWERLLKGSALTKDDMAKNPQAVMEVLQFYTDKLATRQDEPKMFAQTPGGDSNREKQLGYSTGHSVAPPRPQPPFGRQESYRSPGSASGSAHGRDQSSDRYGGQKTSPQAEEERRKRQEESRRREEVEQRHEDERRTRQEQEDREYNDSIPKSKVPLAKQEIGGGFVGESASRDASPSSRYNASRPAPPAPSTSKGGQPGSAIPIRGLQAQRPAPAPPGSSNGSSTSPSKKPGANGSSPYAVKQPPGQSQPRREDQKPQTAGPTHGASPSQGQVKPLNVATKSPTGAPKDAAIKQAEAALTKKDPTEKQKEVRMSAMSDAQVMDRLRSVVTLSNPLESYNKQKKIGQGASGSVYVARIRESAPSQTAKDLIKMYGPRAQVAIKQMDLRSQPRKELIVNEIIVMKESRHDNIVNFLDAFLQEETFELWVVMEFMEGGALTDVIDNNASISEDQIATICYETCKGLIHLHAQNIIHRDIKSDNVLLSARGSVKITDFGFCAKLTEQRSKRATMVGTPYWMAPEVVKQKEYGSKVDIWSLGIMAIEMIESEPPYLNEEPLKALYLIATNGTPRLKKPEKLSKELKAFLSVCLCVDVKSRATAEELGRHEFLQHGCSLASLSELLRFRKGGGH; the protein is encoded by the exons ATGAACCCAGGCCCCGCGCCTCGTCCACCGACCGACCGACCAAAAGTCGCACTTACACCTCAGATCTACAACACCCACAATCTCAGCGGCGTGAACAACGGCTCTGCCAATCCGATCAGCTCATCCACACCAACGCTCGGCCGATCAGAGACGAGCAATGGAGAGTTCACCGTCGTCAAAGATGGCTGGGCAAAGGTCaaagaggagggaggtggattCATGAAGGCATTCTGGACCGACCGCTTCCTCGTCCTGCGCGAGAAACAGCTGGATTTTCTCAAATCAGCCACAAGCAGCAAGACCGCCAAcacaatcctcctccgcgacgTGTCCCACATCACACGCTCGGACAACTACCCTTTCAGTGTGGAGCTCACTCGAGAAGGGAACAAGATGTGGATTCTGAAGTTTGACACCGACACTGAAGTCTACAACTGGATGGACAGCATATACGACCGATGCCCTAGCATGGGCGGCGTATCGCACCCGACGGGATTCTCACATCGTGTCCATGTCGGCTTCGATCCTGTCACGGGAGGCTTCGTCGGTCTGCCAGTGGAGTGGGAACGCCTTCTCAAGGGCTCTGCTCTGACCAAAGACGACATGGCGAAGAACCCGCAGGCTGTCATGGAGGTCCTGCAGTTCTACACAGACAAGCTCGCCACGCGCCAAGATGAGCCGAAGATGTTCGCGCAAACCCCCGGCGGCGACAGCAATAGAGAGAAGCAGCTTGGCTACTCAACAGGACACAGCGTCGCTCCACCACGACCTCAGCCACCGTTCGGCCGACAGGAGAGCTACAGGTCACCTGGAAGTGCATCGGGCAGCGCGCACGGACGAGACCAGTCTAGCGATAGATATGGTGGACAAAAGACTTCGCCCCAAGCCGAGGAAGAGCGTCGTAAGAGGCAGGAGGAGAGCAGGCGGCGCGAAGAGGTAGAACAGAGACACGAGGACGAACGCAGGACACGTCAAGAGCAAGAGGATCGCGAATACAACGACTCCATCCCCAAGTCCAAAGTGCCTCTTGCGAAGCAGGAGATTGGTGGTGGTTTCGTTGGCGAATCTGCATCGAGGGACGCCAGCCCAAGCTCGAGATATAACGCTTCTCGGCCTGCACCGCCCGCGCCCTCCACAAGCAAGGGCGGACAACCCGGCAGTGCGATCCCAATTCGAGGGTTGCAGGCGCAACGTCCTGCTCCGGCACCTCCGGGTTCCTCCAATGGCTCTTCCACATCtccgtcgaagaagccgggTGCGAACGGCTCCTCGCCATATGCTGTGAAGCAGCCTCCTGGTCAGTCACAGCCAAGGAGAGAAGATCAGAAGCCACAGACTGCCGGCCCTACACATGGCGCATCGCCCAGTCAGGGGCAAGTGAAGCCACTCAACGTCGCAACCAAATCTCCCACAGGCGCACCAAAAGATGCAGCCATCAAGCAGGCCGAGGCGGCGCTTACCAAGAAAGATCCCACcgagaagcagaaggaagTTCGCATGAGTGCCATGTCCGATGCACAAGTGATGGACCGCCTTCGCTCAGTCGTGACCCTATCCAACCCTCTTGAGAGCTATAacaagcagaagaagatTGGCCAGGGTGCTTCAGGCTCCGTCTACGTGGCTCGCATCCGTGAGAGCGCTCCTAGCCAAACCGCAAAGGATCTGATCAAGATGTACGGACCTCGCGCTCAAGTGGCTATCAAGCAAATGGATCTTCGATCGCAGCCACGGAAGGAGCTCATCGTGAATGAGATCATCGTCATGAAGGAGAGCCGACACGACAACATTGTCAACTTCTTGGATGCCTTCCTTCAAGAGGAGACGTTCGAGCTTTGGGTCGTCATGGAGTTTATGGAGGGCGGTGCACTGACCGACGTCATCGACAACAACGCCTCCATCTCCGAAGACCAAATCGCAACGATTTGCTACGAG ACCTGCAAGGGcctcatccacctccacgCCCAAAACATCATCCATCGCGATATCAAATCCGACaacgtcctcctctccgcccgcGGCAGCGTCAAAATCACCGATTTCGGCTTCTGCGCGAAGCTCACCGAACAGCGCTCCAAGCGCGCCACCATGGTTGGCACGCCGTACTGGATGGCGCCCGAAGTCGTCAAGCAGAAAGAGTACGGCAGCAAAGTCGACATCTGGTCGCTCGGCATTATGGCAATCGAAATGATCGAGTCCGAGCCGCCGTATTTGAATGAGGAGCCGCTCAAGGCGCTGTACTTGATTGCGACGAACGGCACGCCGAGACTGAAGAAGCCGGAGAAGCTGAGCAAGGAGTTGAAGGCTTTCTTGAGTGTGTGTCTTTGTGTGGATGTCAAGTCGAGAGCCACAGCGGAGGAGCTTGGACGACACGAGTTCTTGCAGCATGGCTGCTCGCTCGCGAGTTTGAGTGAGCTTTTGCGATTCAGAAAGGGAGGTGGGCATTAA
- a CDS encoding 40S ribosomal protein S1 — protein sequence MAVGKNKRLSKGKKGLKKRTDPFARKDWYSVKAPSTFNIRDVGKTLVNRTTGLKNANDALKGRIFEVSLADLQKDEDHAFRKVKLRVDEVQGKNCLTNFHGLDFTSDKLRSLVRKWQTLIEANVVVKTTDDYLLRLFCIAFTKRRPNQIKKTTYAASSQIRAIRKKMTDIMQREAQACTLSQLTTKLIPEVIGREIEKSTQGIYPLQNVHVRKVKLLKAPKFDLGNLLSLHGESSTDDSGQKVEGNKEFKETVLEEV from the exons ATGGCCGTCGGAAAGAACAAGAGATTGTcaaagggcaagaagggtCTGAAGAAGAGGACCGATCCATTTGCCAGGAAAGACTGGTACTCCGTCAAGGCCCCATCAACCTTCAACATCCGCGA TGTCGGAAAGACTCTTGTCAACCGCACCACCGGTCTGAAGAACGCCAACGACGCTCTCAAGGGCCGCATTTTCGAGGTTTCGCTCGCCGATCTCCAGAAGGATGAGGACCACGCTTTCCGCAAGGTCAAGCTGCGCGTCGATGAGGTCCAGGGCAAGAACTGCCTGACCAACTTCCACGgactcgacttcacctccgaCAAGCTGCGCTCGCTCGTCCGCAAGTGGCAAACCCTGATCGAGGCCAACGTCGTTGTCAAGACCACCGATgactacctcctccgcctcttctGCATCGCCTTCACCAAGAGACGACCAAACCAGATCAAGAAGACCACCTACGCCGCCTCGTCGCAAATCCGCGCAAtcaggaagaagatgacggaTATCATGCAGCGTGAGGCCCAGGCCTGCACCCTCAGCCAGCTTACCACCAAGCTCATCCCTGAGGTCATTGGACGCGAGATTGAGAAGAGCACACAGGGCATCTACCCACTCCAGAAC GTCCACGTCCGCAAGGTCAAGCTCTTGAAGGCACCCAAGTTCGACCTTGGTAACCTTCTCTCGCTCCACGGCGAGTCATCCACCGACGACTCTGGCCAGAAGGTTGAGGGCAACAAGGAGTTCAAGGAGACGGTTCTCGAGGAGGTTTAA
- the CPG2401 gene encoding chromosome condensation complex Condensin, subunit G (Chromosome condensation complex Condensin, subunit G) — MPGRVASGAAARTSRRTTRTASPTPSIPDEGESSSLRRAVCATFADAQRSTAAHRKAIISLRKVQEACCYEPVSNKKSKQTEDFDEEDFNREVVRCVLRVLPVKKAEGVGDRAVRFLGTFLNVASGKDNEIVGQGDPDDTVLPETPTSRLTTQILTTLLPLLQAKDKAIRYRTTQITSHVINSLDTLDDGLFHQLRLALLKRIHDKEATVRLQAVYGLGRLAAEVEDNEEKDDSDSEDDAAAGVLGKLLNVLQNDPSAEVRRNLLLNLPLTKEVLPYLLERARDADATTRRALYARLLPALGDFRHLSLTHREKLLRWGLRDRDDKVRDATAKLFRDRWIEDCAALPAAQAEQEDGAAPKPADQAAPPSLDALLELLERIDVVNSGGEGGIALIAMKEFWHGRPDYLEYVSFPESFWDDLSPELAFVARTFNDYCRSEGKTGGYTGPLSLETMVEEKLPEVTRFGFLLEREIKRLIETTINTFSEEEDLDDEELAHREFVVEQMLHTAITFDYSDEVGRRKMFGLMRESLALPDLPEEVTRLVVEVLRLVCGEDAKGEREFCGVVLEAIAEVHDTIMGEGDDADSTSESFHSATSNFDGEDDDTIIVEQKKAKKAAKGESNPEAENEKAVREIMVNMKCLHIALCMLQNVQCDLEENVHLVTMLNNLVVPAVRSQEAPIRERGLMCLGLCCLLGKNLADENLTLFIHCFSKGHPALQTICLQIITDILVTHPTLLKPSPTTPSEDSPHLRPVLKAYTKSLKSPNASVSSTGALALSKTFLSHLLTDSDLLKQLVLAYFDAESAANPHLRQTLAYFLPVYCHSRAENAERMAEIATAVVAKCVTLREALLDDAEVEAEGDGADGMVKVGVVGSMLCDWTDPRKILGANGQVSEGGSAGGRTHYALAESILERLVTTNVTKEERKVLFAMLGRLYFPPGACAAESLKTLLELATEAVDGRVAPDAVSRNVLTKLQNGWLKLIGDVMTAERGGGGAEETMVALSSGEDEEDVTEVGDATTVTVAATEAEDEDDTSQVDVDEQLQREMRDTTIGGATMTNTTGFGLTGIPDAEGTRIEEADGEEYTEVEDSEMMDVDG; from the exons ATGCCTGGAAGAGTCGCGAGCGGCGCTGCGGCACGTACAAGTCGACGTACCACTCGGACTGCATCACCAACACCTTCTATCCCGGATGAAGGGGAGTCCTCCTCTCTACGACGCGCTGTTTGCGCAACATTCGCAGACGCGCAAAGATCGACTGCTGCACATCGCAAGGCCATCATATCACTCCGCAAAGTGCAGGAAGCATGTTGTTACGAGCCGGTCAGCAACAAGAAAAGCAAGCAGACGGAGGActtcgatgaggaggacttcAACCGCGAAGTGGTGCGATGCGTGCTGCGAGTCTTGCCAGTGAAGAAGGCAGAAGGCGTCGGCGATCGCGCGGTACGATTTTTGGGAACATTTCTCAATGTTGCGAGTGGAAAGGACAACGAGATTGTGGGCCAGGGAGATCCGGATGATACTGTACTGCCGGAAACGCCTACCAGCCGTTTAACGACACAGATCTTGACGACTTTGCTACCACTGTTGCAGGCGAAGGATAAGGCGATTCGATATCGCACTACGCAAATTACGAGCCATGTCATCAACAGCTTGGATACTCTGGACGATGGACTGTTTCACCAGCTGAGATTGGCACTGTTAAAGAGGATCCACGACAAAGAGGCGACCGTCAGACTACAGGCTGTGTATGGATTGGGTAGATTGGCAGCGGAAGTGGAGGACAACGAAGAGAAGGACGATTCGGACTCCGAAGACGACGCAGCTGCGGGTGTTCTTGGAAAGCTGTTGAACGTGCTGCAGAACGATCCATCTGCTGAAGTACGACGAAACCTGCTGTTGAACCTGCCTCTCACGAAGGAAGTTCTGCCGTATCTCCTGGAACGTGCTCGAGATGCAGATGCGACAACAAGGAGGGCTCTCTACGCTCGTCTGCTTCCCGCTCTAGGTGACTTCCGACATCTGAGTTTGACGCACCGAGAAAAGCTACTCCGTTGGGGCCTGCGAGATCGTGATGATAAAGTGCGCGATGCAACAGCGAAGCTCTTTCGAGACCGGTGGATTGAGGACTGCGCGGCACTACCAGCTGCTCAGGCAGAGCAGGAAGATGGCGCAGCTCCGAAACCTGCCGATCAGGCTGCTCCACCTTCCTTGGATGCACTGTTGGAGTTGCTCGAGCGTATCGATGTGGTCAACAGTGGCGGTGAGGGCGGCATTGCTCTGATTGCGATGAAAGAGTTCTGGCATGGACGACCGGACTACCTCGAGTATGTCTCTTTCCCCGAAAGCTTCTGGGATGACCTCTCGCCGGAACTCGCATTCGTCGCCCGCACGTTCAACGACTACTGTCGCTCCGAGGGAAAGACTGGTGGCTACACTGGCCCACTTTCGTTGGAAACAatggtcgaggagaagctccCTGAAGTCACTAGATTTGGCTTCTTGCTCGAGCGCGAGATCAAACGTCTGATCGAGACCACGATCAACACATTCTCCGAAGAGGAAGACTTGGATGACGAGGAGCTTGCCCACCGCGAATTTGTGGTCGAGCAAATGCTGCACACCGCCATTACATTCGACTATAGCGATGAGGTCGGCCGACGCAAGATGTTTGGCCTGATGCGCGAGTCTCTCGCTCTTCCTGATTTGCCAGAAGAAGTCACGAGACTCGTCGTTGAGGTCCTGCGACTTGTCTGCGGTGAGGATGCCAAGGGTGAGCGAGAATTCTGCGGTGTTGTCCTTGAGGCCATTGCCGAAGTTCATGATACCATCATGGGCGAAGGTGACGACGCGGACAGCACCAGCGAGAGTTTCCACTCCGCAACGTCCAACTTCGacggcgaagatgacgacACTATCATAGtcgagcagaagaaggcaaagaaggCTGCCAAGGGTGAGTCGAATCCTGAAGCTGAGAACGAAAAGGCCGTGCGGGAGATCATGGTCAACATGAAGTGTCTTCACATTGCGCTGTGCATGTTACAAAATGTGCAGTGCGATCTGGAAGAGAACGTGCACTTGGTCACCATGCTGAACAACTTGGTCGTGCCGGCTGTTCGCAGCCAGGAGGCACCCATTCGTGAGCGTGGACTGATGTGCCTGGGACTTTGCTGTCTGCTCGGAAAG AATCTCGCCGACGAGAATCTGACCCTCTTCATCCACTGCTTCTCCAAGGGTCATCCAGCTCTACAAACCATCTGCCTGCAGATCATCACAGACATCCTCGTCACCCACCCAACACTCCTCAAACCTTCACCCACTACACCATCCGAAGACTCTCCTCACCTCCGACCCGTTCTTAAAGCCTACACCAAATCCCTCAAATCACCCAACGCCTCGGTCTCCTCCACTGGCGCCTTAGCTCTCAGCAAGACTTTCCTCTCCCACCTACTCACCGACTCCGACCTCCTCAAGCAACTCGTACTCGCTTACTTCGACGCTGAGTCCGCCGCCAATCCTCATTTGAGACAGACACTCGCGTACTTCCTACCGGTCTACTGCCATTCTCGTGCGGAGAACGCCGAACGCATGGCAGAGATTGCTACAGCTGTCGTGGCCAAGTGTGTTACGCTGCGGGAAGCGCTGCTAGACGACGCAGAGGTTGAGGCGGAAGGTGATGGCGCCGATGGCATGGTCAAAGTGGGAGTTGTGGGAAGCATGCTTTGTGACTGGACGGATCCTCGCAAGATTCTCGGCGCCAACGGCCAGGTCTCCGAAGGCGGGTCGGCGGGAGGTCGCACGCACTATGCCCTCGCGGAGTCCATTCTCGAACGTCTTGTCACTACCAACGTGACGAAGGAAGAGCGCAAAGTGCTGTTTGCAATGCTGGGACGGCTTTACTTCCCTCCTGGCGCGTGTGCTGCGGAGAGCCTTAAGACGCTGCTGGAGCTGGCGACCGAGGCGGTCGATGGAAGAGTTGCACCGGACGCGGTGTCGAGGAACGTGTTGACGAAATTGCAAAATGGATGGTTGAAGCTTATCGGCGACGTGATGACCGCTGAacgaggcggcggaggtgctGAAGAGACGATGGTCGCACTGAGCagcggcgaggatgaggaggatgtcacAGAGGTGGGCGACGCTACTACTGTGACAGTCGCGGCAACTGAagcggaggatgaggacgatacGTCGCAGGTCGATGTTGACGAGCAGTTGCAGAGGGAGATGAGGGATACGACGATTGGTGGTGCGACGATGACGAATACGACCGGGTTTGGATTGACTGGAATACCGGATGCAGAGGGCACAAGGATTGAGGAGGCGGATGGAGAGGAGTATACTGAGGTTGAAGACTCAGAGATGATGGATGTTGACGGTTGA